In Pseudomonas fluorescens, the following are encoded in one genomic region:
- a CDS encoding phosphoglycolate phosphatase: MSGFEQLFPGQLPRLVMFDLDGTLIDSVPDLAVAVDKMLLKLGRKPAGLDSVREWVGNGAPVLVRRALAGAIDHSAVDDHEAERALEHFMQAYGESHELTVVYPGVRDTLKWLQKQGVEMALITNKPERFVAPLLDQMKIGRYFRWIIGGDTLPQKKPDPAALFFVMKMANIPASQSLFVGDSRSDVLAAKAAGVKCVALSYGYNHGRPIAEESPALVIDDLRKLIPGCLDPAAEITLADAVKPPSGNAIVVVTRKLWMKVIKALARWRWRA, from the coding sequence ATGAGTGGATTTGAGCAGTTGTTCCCGGGGCAACTGCCGCGGCTGGTGATGTTCGATCTGGACGGTACCTTGATCGACTCGGTCCCGGACCTGGCAGTGGCTGTGGACAAGATGCTGCTCAAACTCGGTCGCAAGCCCGCCGGTCTGGACTCGGTACGCGAATGGGTCGGCAACGGCGCGCCGGTGCTGGTGCGTCGTGCGCTGGCTGGCGCTATCGATCATTCGGCGGTCGATGACCACGAGGCCGAACGGGCGCTGGAGCATTTCATGCAGGCTTATGGCGAGAGCCATGAGTTGACCGTGGTTTACCCCGGTGTGCGCGACACCCTCAAATGGCTGCAAAAGCAGGGCGTCGAGATGGCGCTGATCACCAACAAGCCGGAGCGTTTCGTCGCGCCGCTGCTGGATCAGATGAAAATCGGTCGTTACTTCCGCTGGATCATCGGCGGCGACACCCTGCCACAGAAAAAACCCGATCCGGCCGCGCTGTTTTTCGTGATGAAAATGGCCAACATTCCGGCTTCGCAGTCGTTGTTCGTCGGCGATTCGCGCAGCGATGTGCTGGCGGCGAAAGCGGCGGGGGTCAAGTGCGTGGCCCTGAGCTACGGCTATAACCACGGTCGGCCAATTGCCGAAGAATCGCCGGCACTGGTGATCGACGACCTGCGCAAACTAATTCCCGGTTGCCTGGATCCGGCCGCTGAGATAACGTTGGCCGACGCTGTCAAACCCCCTTCTGGAAACGCCATCGTGGTGGTCACTCGCAAACTCTGGATGAAAGTCATCAAGGCCCTGGCCCGCTGGCGTTGGCGCGCCTGA
- the rpe gene encoding ribulose-phosphate 3-epimerase yields the protein MQPFVIAPSILSADFARLGEEVDNVLAAGADFVHFDVMDNHYVPNLTIGPMVCAALRKYGVTAPIDAHLMVSPVDRIVGDFIEAGATYITFHPEATQHIDRSLQLIREGGCKSGLVFNPATPLDVLKHVMDKVDMILLMSVNPGFGGQKFIPGTLDKLREVRALIDASGRDIRLEIDGGVNVNNIREIAAAGADTFVAGSAIFNAPNYQEVIDKMRSELALARP from the coding sequence ATGCAGCCCTTCGTAATTGCTCCGTCGATTCTCTCCGCCGACTTCGCCCGCCTGGGTGAAGAAGTGGACAACGTCCTGGCCGCTGGCGCCGACTTCGTGCACTTCGATGTCATGGACAATCACTACGTGCCCAACCTGACCATCGGCCCGATGGTCTGCGCGGCGCTGCGCAAGTACGGCGTGACCGCGCCGATCGATGCGCACCTGATGGTCAGCCCGGTGGACCGCATCGTCGGCGACTTCATCGAAGCCGGCGCTACTTACATCACCTTCCACCCGGAAGCCACGCAGCACATCGACCGCTCCCTGCAATTGATCCGCGAAGGCGGCTGCAAGTCGGGCCTGGTGTTCAACCCGGCGACCCCGCTGGATGTGCTCAAGCACGTCATGGACAAGGTCGACATGATCCTGTTGATGAGCGTCAACCCGGGCTTCGGCGGGCAGAAGTTCATCCCCGGCACCCTCGACAAGCTGCGTGAAGTGCGGGCGCTGATCGATGCGTCGGGCCGTGACATCCGCCTGGAAATCGACGGTGGCGTGAACGTGAACAACATTCGCGAAATCGCAGCGGCAGGCGCTGACACCTTCGTCGCCGGCTCGGCCATTTTCAATGCGCCGAACTATCAGGAAGTCATCGACAAGATGCGTTCCGAACTGGCACTGGCTCGCCCATGA
- a CDS encoding iron-containing alcohol dehydrogenase, giving the protein MSLSSFKIAHKLITGAGAIEQLSAELTRLDIDNPLIVTDAALVKSGTVELALAQLGERSYEIFDRVLPDPEIAIVEDCMQAYREGGHDGLIGLGGGSAIDIAKSVAAYAGYHGALEDLFGIDQVPRKGPPLIAIPTTAGTGSEVTNVAILSDKLAQLKKGIVSDYLLPDVALVSPQMTLTCPRSVTAASGVDALVHAIESYLSVNASPITDALAIGAIKLIAKALPKAYANPSNLQAREDMATASLMAGMVFGNAGVGAVHALAYPLGGRFNIAHGVSNALLLPHVMTWNKMACIERMQDIAEAMGVKTAHLSINEAADKAVQAMSELCAAVEIPQGLRSFGVPEDAIPSMAVEAAGIERLMRNNPRKLSAVDIEKIYRAAY; this is encoded by the coding sequence ATGAGTCTTTCCTCTTTCAAAATCGCTCACAAACTGATCACCGGCGCAGGTGCCATCGAGCAGCTGTCTGCCGAGCTGACACGCCTGGACATCGACAACCCGCTGATCGTCACCGATGCCGCTCTGGTCAAGTCCGGTACGGTAGAGCTGGCACTGGCGCAGCTGGGCGAACGCAGTTACGAGATTTTCGACCGGGTACTGCCGGACCCGGAAATCGCCATCGTCGAAGATTGCATGCAGGCCTATCGCGAAGGCGGGCATGACGGCTTGATCGGTCTGGGCGGCGGCAGTGCCATCGACATTGCCAAGAGTGTGGCGGCCTACGCCGGGTACCACGGTGCGCTGGAGGATCTGTTCGGTATCGATCAGGTCCCACGCAAAGGTCCGCCGCTGATCGCCATCCCGACCACCGCCGGCACCGGCTCGGAAGTGACCAATGTCGCCATCCTTTCCGACAAGCTCGCGCAACTGAAGAAGGGCATTGTCAGCGACTACCTGTTGCCGGATGTGGCGCTGGTCAGTCCACAAATGACCCTGACCTGTCCGCGCAGCGTCACGGCGGCCAGCGGTGTCGATGCGCTGGTGCATGCCATCGAGTCCTATCTGTCGGTCAACGCCTCGCCCATTACCGATGCCCTGGCCATAGGTGCCATCAAGTTGATCGCCAAGGCTTTGCCCAAGGCCTACGCCAACCCGTCGAACCTGCAAGCCCGGGAAGACATGGCCACTGCCAGCCTGATGGCCGGCATGGTGTTCGGAAATGCCGGGGTTGGCGCCGTGCATGCGCTGGCGTATCCGCTGGGCGGGCGTTTCAACATTGCCCATGGCGTCAGTAATGCCTTGCTACTGCCCCATGTCATGACCTGGAACAAGATGGCCTGCATCGAACGCATGCAGGATATCGCCGAGGCCATGGGTGTGAAGACCGCTCATTTGAGCATCAACGAAGCGGCCGACAAAGCCGTGCAAGCCATGTCCGAACTGTGTGCCGCCGTGGAAATTCCCCAGGGCCTGCGCAGCTTCGGTGTGCCCGAGGACGCCATCCCGTCCATGGCCGTGGAAGCGGCGGGGATCGAGCGCTTGATGCGCAACAATCCGCGTAAGTTGAGTGCCGTCGATATCGAAAAGATCTATCGCGCGGCGTACTAG
- a CDS encoding ABC transporter permease has product MLSPYMSPIERVWFYSLRILCGLILLFLILPVLVIIPLSFNSGSFLVYPLQGFSLQWYHDFFASAEWMRALKNSIIVAPAATVLAMVFGTLAAIGLTRGDFPGKALVMALVISPMVVPVVIIGVASYLFFAPLGLGNSFFSLIVVHAVLGVPFVIITVSATLQGFNHNLVRAAASLGASPLTTFRRVTLPLIAPGVISGALFAFATSFDEVVVTLFLAGPEQATLPRQMFSGIRENLSPTIAAAATLLIAFSVILLLTLEWLRGRSEKLRTAQV; this is encoded by the coding sequence ATGCTGAGTCCTTATATGTCGCCCATCGAACGGGTGTGGTTCTACAGCTTGCGGATTCTCTGCGGCTTGATTCTGTTGTTCCTGATCTTGCCGGTGCTGGTGATCATTCCACTGTCGTTCAACTCCGGCAGCTTCCTGGTGTACCCGCTGCAGGGCTTCTCATTGCAGTGGTATCACGACTTCTTCGCCTCGGCGGAATGGATGCGCGCCCTGAAGAACAGCATCATCGTCGCCCCGGCGGCCACGGTGCTGGCCATGGTCTTCGGTACGCTGGCGGCCATCGGCCTGACCCGGGGCGACTTCCCCGGCAAGGCGCTGGTGATGGCGCTGGTGATTTCACCGATGGTGGTGCCGGTGGTGATCATCGGTGTGGCCAGTTATCTGTTCTTTGCTCCGTTGGGATTGGGTAACAGCTTCTTCTCGCTGATCGTGGTGCATGCGGTATTGGGTGTGCCGTTCGTGATCATTACCGTGTCGGCGACCTTGCAGGGGTTCAACCACAACCTGGTGCGGGCCGCTGCGAGCCTGGGCGCTTCGCCGCTGACCACGTTCCGCCGGGTGACCTTGCCGCTGATTGCGCCGGGCGTGATCTCCGGAGCGCTGTTTGCCTTCGCGACTTCGTTCGATGAAGTGGTGGTGACGCTGTTCCTCGCCGGCCCTGAACAAGCGACCTTGCCACGACAGATGTTCAGCGGCATCCGCGAAAACCTCAGCCCGACCATCGCCGCCGCCGCGACGCTGTTGATTGCCTTCTCGGTGATCCTGCTGCTGACCCTGGAATGGCTGCGTGGGCGTAGCGAGAAACTGCGTACCGCGCAGGTCTGA
- a CDS encoding ABC transporter permease: MAIAVPLNEGTSPTLKQRLKHAERVNRWKAQALIAPLVLFLLLVFLVPIVALLYKSVGNPEVVGGMPRTVTAIASWDGRGLPAEPVYKAAAEDLAEARKNQTLGDLSKRLNMELAGYRSLLTKTARALPLATEPASYKVALEGLDERWGDPAYWQAVRRNTSSITPYYLLAAVDHRIDDLGEIAPATPDQAIYLDIFARTFWMGLIITVICLVLAYPLAYLLANLPSRQSNLLMILVLLPFWTSILVRVAAWIVLLQSGGLINSGLMAMGIIDKPIELVFNRVGVYISMVHILLPFMILPIYSVMKGISPTYMRAAISLGCHPFASFWRVYFPQTYAGVGAGCLLVFILAIGYYITPALLGSPNDQMVSYFVAFYTNTSINWGMATALGGLLLLATVVLYLIYSWLVGASRLRLS; encoded by the coding sequence ATGGCTATCGCCGTTCCCCTGAACGAGGGCACCAGCCCCACCTTGAAGCAGCGGCTCAAGCACGCCGAGCGGGTCAACCGCTGGAAGGCCCAGGCGTTGATCGCGCCGCTGGTGCTGTTTCTGTTGCTGGTGTTCCTGGTGCCGATCGTGGCGCTGCTCTACAAAAGCGTTGGCAACCCGGAAGTGGTCGGCGGCATGCCGCGCACCGTGACCGCCATCGCCAGCTGGGATGGCCGCGGCCTGCCCGCTGAACCGGTTTACAAAGCAGCGGCCGAAGACCTCGCCGAGGCTCGCAAGAATCAGACCCTGGGCGATCTGTCCAAGCGCCTGAACATGGAACTGGCGGGCTACCGCAGCTTGCTGACCAAAACCGCCCGCGCCTTGCCGCTCGCTACTGAGCCGGCTTCTTATAAAGTAGCGCTGGAAGGCCTCGACGAGCGTTGGGGCGACCCGGCCTACTGGCAAGCGGTGCGCCGCAACACCAGCAGCATCACCCCGTATTACCTGCTGGCGGCTGTCGATCACCGCATCGACGACCTCGGCGAAATCGCCCCGGCCACCCCGGACCAGGCGATCTACCTCGACATCTTCGCCCGCACCTTCTGGATGGGCCTGATCATCACCGTGATCTGCCTGGTGCTGGCATACCCCCTGGCTTACCTGCTGGCGAACCTGCCGTCGCGCCAGAGCAACCTGCTGATGATTCTGGTGCTGTTGCCGTTCTGGACCTCGATCCTGGTACGGGTCGCGGCGTGGATCGTATTGCTGCAATCGGGTGGCCTGATCAACAGCGGCCTGATGGCCATGGGCATCATCGATAAGCCGATCGAACTGGTGTTCAATCGCGTCGGTGTCTACATCTCCATGGTGCACATCCTGCTGCCGTTCATGATCCTGCCGATCTACAGCGTGATGAAAGGCATCTCGCCGACCTACATGCGCGCCGCGATTTCCCTCGGCTGCCATCCGTTCGCCAGCTTCTGGCGGGTGTACTTCCCGCAGACCTATGCCGGTGTCGGCGCCGGTTGCCTGTTGGTGTTCATCCTCGCCATCGGCTACTACATCACCCCGGCATTGCTGGGCAGCCCGAACGATCAGATGGTCAGCTACTTTGTCGCCTTCTACACCAACACCAGCATCAACTGGGGCATGGCGACCGCACTCGGTGGGCTGCTGTTGCTCGCGACGGTCGTGCTTTATCTGATTTACAGCTGGCTGGTGGGCGCAAGCCGCCTGCGTCTGAGCTAA
- a CDS encoding ABC transporter substrate-binding protein, with amino-acid sequence MLRSLKFTALALGMMGAAHAMAAGPDLTVVSFGGANKAAQVKAFYAPWEAAGNGKIVAGEYNGEMAKVKAMVDTKSVSWDLVEVESPELSRGCDEDMFEQLDPKLFGKTEDYVKGAIQPCGVGFFVWSTVLAYNADKLKTAPTSWVDFWDTKQFPGKRGLRKGAKYTLEFALMADGVAPKDVYKVLAGKDGQDRAFKKLDELKPNIQWWEAGAQPPQYLASGDVVMSSAYNGRIAAVQKESNLKVVWNGGIYDFDAWAIPKGLDAKRAEAAKKFIAYSVMPQQQKTYSENIAYGPANTQAVPLLAKEVLKDMPTTPENIANQVQIDVSFWADNGEQLEQRFNSWAAK; translated from the coding sequence ATGTTGAGATCCCTGAAATTCACCGCTTTGGCACTGGGCATGATGGGCGCGGCACACGCAATGGCGGCCGGCCCGGACCTGACCGTGGTGTCCTTTGGCGGGGCGAACAAGGCGGCTCAGGTCAAAGCCTTCTACGCACCGTGGGAAGCGGCAGGTAACGGCAAGATCGTGGCCGGTGAGTACAACGGCGAAATGGCCAAGGTCAAGGCCATGGTCGACACCAAGAGCGTGTCTTGGGATCTGGTAGAGGTTGAATCGCCGGAACTGTCCCGTGGTTGCGACGAAGACATGTTCGAGCAGCTTGATCCTAAGTTGTTCGGCAAGACCGAAGACTACGTCAAGGGCGCCATCCAGCCTTGCGGCGTGGGTTTCTTCGTGTGGTCGACCGTGCTGGCCTACAACGCCGACAAACTGAAAACCGCACCGACCAGTTGGGTGGATTTCTGGGACACCAAGCAGTTCCCGGGCAAGCGTGGCCTGCGTAAGGGCGCCAAGTACACCCTGGAATTCGCACTGATGGCCGACGGCGTTGCGCCGAAAGACGTCTACAAAGTGCTGGCCGGCAAGGACGGTCAGGACCGTGCGTTCAAGAAACTCGATGAGCTCAAGCCGAACATCCAGTGGTGGGAAGCCGGCGCACAACCGCCGCAATACCTCGCTTCCGGTGACGTGGTCATGAGTTCGGCCTACAACGGTCGCATCGCTGCCGTGCAGAAAGAAAGCAACCTGAAAGTCGTGTGGAACGGCGGTATCTACGACTTCGACGCATGGGCCATTCCAAAAGGTCTGGATGCCAAACGCGCTGAAGCGGCGAAGAAGTTCATCGCCTACTCGGTGATGCCACAGCAGCAGAAGACCTACTCGGAAAACATCGCCTACGGCCCGGCCAACACCCAGGCCGTACCCTTGCTGGCCAAGGAAGTCCTGAAAGACATGCCGACCACCCCGGAAAACATCGCCAACCAGGTGCAGATCGACGTCAGCTTCTGGGCTGACAACGGCGAGCAACTGGAACAGCGCTTCAATTCCTGGGCTGCCAAGTAA
- a CDS encoding ABC transporter ATP-binding protein, translating to MSQVDSSAGANDVLVSFRGVQKSYDGENLIVKDLNLDIRKGEFLTLLGPSGSGKTTSLMMLAGFETPTAGEILLGGRAINNVPPHKRDIGMVFQNYALFPHMTVAENLAFPLTVRGMNKSDVSARVKRVLSMVQLDAFAQRYPAQLSGGQQQRVALARALVFEPQLVLMDEPLGALDKQLREHMQMEIKHLHQRLGVTVVYVTHDQGEALTMSDRVAVFHQGEIQQIAPPRTLYEEPKNTFVANFIGENNRLNGRLHSQTGDRCIVELGRGEKVEALAVNVGQTGEPVTLSIRPERVSLNGSSDQCVNRFSGRVEEFIYLGDHVRVRMEVCGKTDFFVKQPIAELDPSLAVGDVVPLGWQVEHVRALDPLLEAH from the coding sequence ATGAGCCAGGTCGATTCAAGCGCAGGGGCCAATGATGTTCTGGTCAGCTTTCGTGGAGTGCAGAAGAGCTACGACGGCGAGAACCTGATCGTCAAGGACCTCAACCTGGACATTCGCAAAGGCGAATTCCTCACGTTGCTCGGGCCGTCCGGCTCCGGCAAGACCACCAGCCTGATGATGCTCGCCGGCTTCGAAACGCCGACCGCGGGCGAAATCCTGTTGGGCGGGCGCGCCATCAACAACGTGCCGCCGCACAAGCGCGACATCGGCATGGTGTTCCAGAACTACGCATTGTTCCCGCACATGACGGTGGCCGAGAACCTGGCGTTCCCGCTGACCGTGCGCGGCATGAACAAGAGCGACGTGAGTGCCCGGGTCAAGCGCGTGCTGAGCATGGTCCAGCTCGATGCCTTCGCCCAGCGCTACCCGGCGCAGCTCTCCGGTGGTCAGCAACAGCGTGTGGCATTGGCCCGTGCGCTGGTGTTCGAGCCGCAACTGGTGCTGATGGACGAACCTCTCGGTGCACTCGACAAACAGCTGCGTGAACACATGCAGATGGAGATCAAGCACCTGCACCAGCGCCTGGGCGTCACCGTGGTCTACGTGACCCACGATCAGGGCGAAGCCTTGACCATGTCCGACCGTGTGGCGGTGTTCCATCAGGGCGAAATCCAGCAGATCGCTCCGCCGCGCACCCTCTACGAAGAACCGAAGAACACCTTCGTCGCAAACTTCATCGGCGAGAACAACCGCCTCAATGGCCGACTGCACAGCCAAACCGGCGACCGTTGCATTGTGGAACTCGGGCGCGGTGAGAAGGTGGAAGCCTTGGCGGTCAACGTTGGCCAGACCGGCGAGCCGGTGACCCTGTCCATTCGTCCGGAGCGAGTGAGCCTCAATGGCTCCAGCGACCAATGCGTCAACCGCTTCTCCGGGCGAGTCGAGGAATTCATCTATCTGGGCGACCACGTCCGGGTTCGCATGGAAGTCTGCGGCAAGACCGACTTCTTCGTGAAACAGCCGATTGCCGAGCTTGATCCCTCGCTCGCTGTCGGCGACGTGGTACCGCTTGGCTGGCAGGTCGAGCACGTTCGCGCGCTCGACCCACTTTTAGAGGCGCATTGA
- a CDS encoding response regulator transcription factor: MILNLEKNVIRVLVAEDHTIVREGIKQLIGLAKDLLVVGEASNGEQLLDTLRHVPCEVVLLDISMPGVNGLEAIPRIRALNNPPAILVLSMHDEAQMAARALKVGAAGYATKDSDPALLLTAIRKVASGGRYIDPELADRMVFEVGLTDSRPLHSLLSEREFSVFERLAQGANVNDIAQQLALSSKTISTHKARLMQKLNITSLAELVKYAMEHKLL, from the coding sequence ATGATCTTGAATCTGGAGAAGAACGTGATCCGTGTACTGGTAGCCGAAGACCACACCATTGTCCGCGAAGGCATCAAGCAGTTGATCGGCCTGGCCAAGGACTTGCTGGTAGTGGGGGAGGCGAGCAATGGCGAGCAGTTGCTCGACACCTTGCGTCATGTGCCCTGCGAAGTGGTGTTGCTGGACATCTCCATGCCGGGCGTCAACGGCCTGGAAGCGATTCCGCGGATTCGCGCCCTGAACAATCCACCAGCGATCCTGGTGCTGTCGATGCACGACGAAGCGCAAATGGCCGCCCGGGCGTTGAAGGTCGGGGCTGCGGGTTATGCGACCAAGGACAGCGACCCGGCACTGTTGCTGACAGCCATTCGCAAGGTGGCGTCAGGCGGGCGTTACATCGATCCGGAACTGGCCGACCGCATGGTTTTCGAGGTCGGTCTTACCGACTCGCGTCCATTGCACTCGTTGCTCTCCGAACGCGAATTCTCCGTGTTCGAACGCCTGGCCCAGGGCGCCAACGTCAATGACATCGCCCAGCAACTGGCGCTGAGCAGCAAGACCATCAGCACCCACAAGGCGCGGCTGATGCAAAAGCTCAACATCACCTCGCTGGCGGAACTGGTGAAGTACGCGATGGAACATAAACTCCTCTAA